A genomic segment from Acidimicrobiales bacterium encodes:
- a CDS encoding S8/S53 family peptidase, whose translation MGGNDDEPSSAPTAPASLPDAQLDATIQAKRGSSAVLLLPPAEGLTSEIEFDGPGYTASVTASSEHLALSVAVDADAPRAAEPVAVELCPPESGECSSTVLLVTVDVISAEADGESASVLRPSPQRVEITSPEEPAVVIDELIVYGVAGADAETVREAIRNVGGTVVGQLPTVGIFQARFDDPSQLSAVAVSLRNDSAVAATTPHVLAPRNVTVAEPTGSPNDWDDDEDDATWHHRLTGATEAWATGHHAGSVDVGIVDEALFPNHEDLVNVVATKFPEHHISPGSVGVRDDYAHGTHVAALACGEGGNDLGLLGTAWRCRLHTFDKWAEFRGIDAPDVSSRVYLPTHTSTLYTYMGILDVIDRGASVVNISLATSAPEHLSTRCTDPLTDTNRTKAAEAAAAQQIGYDLIFGSHPEVLFVIAAGNNCTTIDLVAPAGAALNESLSNVITVGSVDADRRVSAFSSFGEGVTLLAPGGFSSTTGNAVWSAGAFPCSTLGGCDSRYNSSAGTSQAAPQVTGAAAMILEQQPDAAPSEIIACLTTSPNRATGVSDNLVSATPARVADAEWAKATPILHVPTAIDCLAEPEPELITVQGVTYAEPLAGNWTPSDRARSIVAMGMGNSGYGITIYPGLLIDDLVASTEPYWQELVDEGFYDPSPHWYEQVEVQGADRAIRFTDPSSSGDGASDNLMIEVGNVTIEAYAYVYIEDLDVLGSADLAHFLDSIRVARDELPTLPTSSGSARCENREVATFGGSTEAGFDVVVCIDTNGNLQYHGVEVATGLEIRLSACQVADGLFAALDGNTLYLVDGRIPEAFSSDVSIYDESGSRYFNDLFVGVVGTGDKGQLCGSGVLDHPALDS comes from the coding sequence GTGGGCGGAAACGACGACGAGCCGAGCTCTGCTCCGACTGCCCCGGCATCGCTGCCTGACGCCCAGCTGGACGCCACGATCCAGGCGAAGCGCGGGTCTTCTGCGGTTCTTCTCCTCCCGCCGGCCGAAGGACTCACCAGTGAGATCGAGTTCGACGGTCCGGGCTACACGGCTTCGGTGACAGCGTCGAGTGAGCACCTCGCGCTGTCCGTGGCGGTCGATGCGGACGCACCTAGGGCCGCGGAGCCGGTGGCGGTGGAACTCTGTCCGCCGGAATCAGGCGAATGTTCCAGCACGGTCCTGCTCGTCACCGTCGATGTCATCTCCGCGGAGGCCGACGGCGAGTCTGCTTCGGTTCTTCGGCCGTCGCCGCAGCGGGTGGAGATCACCTCGCCAGAGGAACCCGCTGTCGTCATCGACGAGTTGATCGTCTACGGCGTGGCGGGTGCCGATGCCGAGACGGTGCGCGAGGCGATCCGGAACGTGGGCGGAACCGTCGTCGGCCAGCTCCCCACCGTTGGGATCTTCCAGGCCCGCTTCGACGACCCGTCGCAGCTCTCTGCGGTGGCCGTCTCGCTGCGGAACGACTCAGCGGTGGCGGCCACGACTCCTCACGTCCTCGCGCCCCGGAACGTGACCGTCGCGGAGCCGACGGGGTCGCCCAACGACTGGGATGACGATGAGGACGACGCCACCTGGCACCATCGTCTCACCGGCGCCACCGAGGCATGGGCCACTGGACACCACGCCGGGTCCGTCGATGTCGGAATCGTGGACGAAGCCCTGTTCCCCAACCACGAGGACCTCGTCAACGTCGTCGCTACGAAGTTCCCTGAACACCACATCAGCCCCGGTTCGGTCGGCGTGCGAGACGACTACGCACACGGCACCCATGTCGCCGCACTCGCCTGCGGGGAAGGCGGCAACGACCTCGGTCTTCTCGGAACCGCGTGGCGGTGCCGACTCCACACATTCGACAAGTGGGCGGAATTCCGCGGGATCGATGCCCCCGACGTGTCGTCGCGGGTGTACCTCCCGACGCACACCTCCACCCTCTATACCTACATGGGAATCCTCGACGTGATCGATCGAGGTGCGTCCGTGGTCAACATCTCGCTGGCCACGAGTGCCCCGGAACACCTCTCGACGCGGTGCACCGACCCCCTCACGGACACCAACAGAACGAAGGCGGCCGAGGCCGCTGCCGCCCAGCAGATCGGCTACGACCTCATCTTCGGAAGCCACCCCGAAGTGCTCTTCGTGATCGCCGCCGGGAACAATTGCACGACGATCGATCTCGTTGCGCCGGCTGGTGCCGCGTTGAACGAGTCGCTGTCCAACGTGATCACAGTCGGTTCCGTCGACGCCGACCGTCGCGTCTCGGCCTTCTCCAGTTTCGGCGAAGGCGTCACCCTGCTCGCCCCCGGTGGCTTCTCCAGCACCACCGGCAACGCCGTCTGGAGCGCAGGAGCGTTCCCGTGCAGCACACTCGGCGGTTGCGATTCGCGCTACAACTCGAGCGCCGGAACCTCGCAGGCAGCCCCGCAGGTCACGGGGGCCGCCGCCATGATCCTCGAACAACAGCCGGATGCCGCGCCGAGCGAGATCATTGCCTGTCTCACGACTTCACCGAACCGGGCGACCGGGGTGAGCGACAACCTCGTCAGTGCGACCCCTGCTCGCGTCGCCGACGCCGAGTGGGCCAAGGCGACGCCGATCCTCCACGTACCCACGGCAATCGACTGTCTTGCCGAGCCGGAACCGGAGCTAATCACCGTCCAAGGCGTGACCTACGCCGAGCCGTTGGCCGGCAATTGGACCCCCAGCGACCGGGCTCGATCGATCGTGGCGATGGGCATGGGAAACTCGGGCTATGGCATCACCATTTATCCCGGCCTGCTGATCGACGACCTCGTCGCCTCGACCGAGCCGTACTGGCAGGAACTCGTGGACGAGGGGTTCTATGACCCGTCACCGCACTGGTACGAGCAAGTGGAGGTCCAGGGGGCCGACCGAGCGATTCGCTTCACCGACCCGAGTTCCTCTGGCGACGGGGCCAGCGACAACCTGATGATCGAGGTCGGCAACGTGACGATCGAGGCCTACGCCTACGTCTACATCGAGGACCTGGACGTCTTGGGTTCGGCGGATCTCGCCCACTTCCTTGACTCGATCCGGGTCGCTCGCGACGAACTCCCAACGCTGCCGACATCGAGCGGTTCGGCCCGTTGCGAGAATCGGGAGGTCGCCACATTCGGCGGATCCACGGAGGCGGGGTTCGACGTGGTCGTGTGCATCGACACCAACGGCAACCTGCAGTACCACGGCGTCGAGGTCGCGACCGGACTCGAGATCCGCCTCTCCGCCTGCCAGGTGGCCGATGGCCTCTTCGCCGCGCTCGACGGCAACACGCTCTACCTGGTGGACGGCCGCATCCCCGAGGCGTTCAGCTCCGACGTGTCCATTTACGATGAATCCGGATCGCGGTACTTCAACGACCTGTTCGTCGGGGTGGTCGGCACCGGCGACAAGGGCCAACTGTGTGGCAGCGGCGTTCTCGACCACCCGGCACTCGACAGCTGA
- a CDS encoding pentapeptide repeat-containing protein: MATTITAMTPTYTTTRDSPDANVAHANLTSANLTGADLGDANLIDANLTYANLTGANLTRATLDGANLTGANLTSAIGYR; this comes from the coding sequence ATGGCCACCACCATCACGGCGATGACCCCGACCTACACCACTACGAGGGACTCACCCGACGCGAACGTTGCCCACGCGAACCTGACCAGCGCAAACCTCACCGGAGCGGACCTGGGTGACGCGAACTTGATCGACGCCAATCTGACCTACGCGAACCTGACCGGCGCGAACCTCACCCGTGCAACCCTGGATGGCGCAAACCTGACCGGCGCGAACCTGACCAGCGCAATCGGCTACCGATAG
- a CDS encoding IS256 family transposase: MTTSDSALNALSASLTAADSPLAASLAEILTDAIQDLIEAELTARIGAEHGERTLSRSNLRNGHRDKLLSTPAGDLTLGIPKLRKGSFFPELLEPRRRIDKALWAVIMTAYITGTSTRKVDDLVKALGCDTGISKSTVSRICKHLDADVAVLRNRDLGHQAFVYLWLDATYVHVREGGQVVSKAVVIATGLRADGYREVLGVDVGDSENETFWTDFLRGLVERNLHGVRLVISDAHAGLKAAIRRVFQGAGWQRCRVHAMRNFLAVAKHQHRLMIAALIRTIFAQPDADAARTQLRAVVTQLESVAPEVAVKLEAAEDDLLAYTTYPPAHWTKIWSNNPIERLNRELKRRTDVVQIFHNTESVIRLVGALLVEVNDEMISSERRYIAAASVAALTDQEENQLTSLPAAPRT; the protein is encoded by the coding sequence ATGACCACATCTGATTCTGCCTTGAACGCGCTCTCCGCGTCGCTGACCGCCGCCGATTCGCCGTTGGCGGCGTCGCTGGCCGAGATCCTCACGGACGCGATCCAGGACCTGATCGAGGCCGAACTCACGGCCCGGATCGGCGCCGAGCACGGCGAACGAACCCTGAGCCGATCGAACCTGCGCAACGGACACCGCGACAAGCTGTTATCGACCCCGGCCGGGGATCTCACCCTCGGGATCCCGAAGCTGCGCAAGGGGTCGTTCTTCCCGGAGCTGCTCGAGCCGCGGCGCCGCATCGACAAGGCCCTGTGGGCGGTGATCATGACCGCCTACATCACCGGCACCTCCACGAGAAAGGTCGATGATCTGGTGAAGGCGTTGGGCTGTGACACCGGCATCTCCAAGAGCACCGTGTCGCGGATCTGCAAACACCTCGACGCCGATGTCGCGGTGCTCCGCAACCGCGATCTTGGCCATCAGGCGTTCGTGTATCTGTGGCTCGACGCCACCTACGTCCACGTCCGCGAGGGCGGCCAGGTCGTCTCCAAAGCCGTGGTGATCGCGACCGGGCTGCGTGCTGATGGTTACCGCGAAGTGCTTGGTGTCGATGTCGGCGACTCCGAGAACGAGACGTTCTGGACCGACTTCCTGCGCGGCCTCGTCGAACGGAACCTGCACGGCGTGCGCCTCGTGATCTCCGACGCCCACGCCGGACTGAAAGCCGCGATCCGACGCGTGTTCCAAGGAGCCGGCTGGCAACGATGCCGAGTCCACGCCATGCGCAACTTCCTCGCCGTCGCCAAGCATCAACACCGGCTCATGATCGCCGCGTTGATCCGCACGATCTTCGCCCAACCCGACGCCGACGCCGCCCGAACCCAGCTCCGCGCCGTGGTCACTCAGCTCGAGTCGGTCGCGCCCGAAGTCGCCGTCAAACTCGAAGCCGCCGAAGACGACCTCCTCGCCTACACGACCTACCCGCCCGCGCACTGGACCAAGATCTGGTCGAACAACCCCATCGAACGACTCAACCGAGAACTGAAACGACGCACCGATGTCGTTCAGATCTTCCACAACACCGAGTCCGTCATCCGCCTCGTCGGCGCTCTCCTCGTCGAGGTCAACGACGAAATGATCTCCTCCGAGCGCCGCTACATCGCCGCCGCATCCGTCGCCGCCCTCACCGACCAAGAGGAGAACCAACTAACATCGCTCCCCGCAGCACCCCGAACCTGA
- a CDS encoding IS3 family transposase, translating to MTRFRFVQDHSADYPVKRLCELVECSRSGFYAWRDRPLSAHYLADVDLAAEIFEIHETSQRTYGTPRVLGQLQHRDRRVGRKRVARIMAECGLVGVHGRRKWRRGRKPGTAPGPDLIGRDFTADASNQRWLADITEFKCRDGKLFLAGILDLHDRGLAGWSMSNRATADIVVNALVMALARRHPDGKVIHHADRGGQYISSDLALTMTDHNVAASFGRTGVCWDNAAMESTWATIKKEIRHIHGDWEHMTRSQLRTVLFDYIETFYNRRRHQARLGHRTPAETYTASTEAA from the coding sequence GTGACCCGCTTCCGGTTCGTCCAAGACCACAGCGCCGACTATCCGGTGAAGCGGTTGTGTGAGCTCGTTGAGTGCTCGAGGTCGGGTTTCTACGCGTGGCGTGATCGGCCGTTGTCGGCGCACTATCTGGCCGATGTCGATCTCGCAGCGGAGATCTTCGAGATCCACGAAACCTCCCAGCGCACCTACGGCACCCCTCGGGTGCTCGGCCAGCTCCAACACCGCGACCGGCGGGTGGGCCGCAAACGCGTGGCGCGGATCATGGCCGAGTGCGGCCTGGTTGGCGTGCACGGCCGCCGCAAATGGCGCCGCGGTCGCAAGCCGGGCACGGCCCCGGGGCCGGATCTGATCGGCCGAGACTTCACCGCCGACGCATCGAACCAACGCTGGCTGGCCGACATCACCGAGTTCAAATGCCGCGACGGCAAACTCTTCTTGGCCGGCATCTTGGATCTCCACGATCGAGGTCTGGCCGGCTGGTCGATGTCGAACCGAGCGACCGCCGACATCGTCGTCAACGCGTTGGTGATGGCGCTGGCTCGGCGTCACCCCGACGGCAAAGTGATCCACCACGCCGATCGCGGCGGCCAATACATCTCGAGCGACCTGGCGCTCACCATGACCGACCACAACGTCGCGGCGTCGTTCGGCCGCACCGGCGTGTGCTGGGACAACGCCGCCATGGAATCCACCTGGGCCACCATCAAGAAGGAGATCCGACATATCCACGGCGACTGGGAACACATGACCCGAAGCCAGCTCCGCACCGTGCTCTTCGACTACATCGAGACCTTCTACAACCGGCGACGACACCAAGCCCGCCTCGGCCACCGAACCCCCGCCGAGACCTACACCGCCTCCACCGAGGCAGCCTGA
- a CDS encoding transposase produces the protein MGRPSKYPEEFRREAVELYRSSDRPRCKIAESLGISDGSLAAWVKEADEASQPGALDPGERAELARLRKENQDLRMDREILRKAAAYFARETIR, from the coding sequence ATGGGTCGTCCATCGAAGTATCCCGAGGAGTTCCGGCGTGAGGCGGTCGAGTTGTATCGATCGTCGGATCGGCCTCGGTGCAAGATCGCGGAATCGCTCGGCATCTCGGATGGTTCGCTCGCCGCCTGGGTGAAGGAAGCCGACGAGGCGAGCCAACCGGGGGCTTTGGATCCGGGTGAGCGTGCGGAGCTGGCTCGGTTGCGTAAGGAGAATCAGGATCTGCGGATGGACCGCGAGATCCTGCGCAAGGCAGCCGCGTATTTCGCCCGGGAGACGATCCGGTGA